One window from the genome of Rariglobus hedericola encodes:
- a CDS encoding RidA family protein, translating into MSNFEANLAPLGLKLPATAAAAGNYVPTVRTGNLLYCAGTISIQDGKMTHEGQVGNEQTVQTAYESARVCTLNTLANIKAAVGSLDQVSRVVMVNGFVNAVSGFADSPAVINGASDLLVAVFGDAGKHARAAVAVAGLPKNSTVEVQIVVELKA; encoded by the coding sequence ATGTCGAATTTTGAAGCCAACCTCGCTCCGCTCGGATTAAAACTTCCCGCCACTGCCGCCGCGGCCGGCAACTATGTGCCCACGGTGCGCACGGGTAACCTGCTTTATTGCGCGGGCACCATCTCGATCCAGGACGGCAAGATGACCCACGAAGGCCAGGTCGGCAACGAGCAGACCGTGCAGACGGCCTACGAGTCGGCGCGCGTGTGCACGTTAAACACCCTCGCCAACATCAAGGCCGCGGTCGGTTCGCTGGACCAGGTTTCGCGCGTGGTGATGGTTAACGGCTTCGTGAATGCGGTGAGCGGTTTCGCGGACAGCCCGGCAGTGATCAATGGTGCGAGCGATCTACTCGTCGCGGTGTTTGGCGATGCGGGCAAACATGCTCGCGCCGCGGTGGCAGTCGCGGGACTGCCCAAAAACTCCACGGTCGAAGTGCAGATCGTCGTTGAGCTGAAGGCCTGA
- the argA gene encoding amino-acid N-acetyltransferase, with amino-acid sequence MSNGPATPATPVSTALIKPTDLRGILKYVPRFQGQIFVLAIDGSIVADENFGNLLVDIAVLRSLGIKVVLVHGIGQQIIELSESRKIAISNADGTGVTDAATLDLAIRASSRVSHLILEGLTQNTLKCAITNSVRALPTGILKGVDQQFTGKVDRIDKEFISHLINADIIPIIQPVGYGPDGRSLRINSDLLAAEVAEALNASKVIYLTPQAGLEINGEIKRDISVDTLRALLKDHPEQFNELSLSKAAHAIRAIETGVPRVHIVDGRTFDGLINEIFSSEGVGSLIYANDYQQIRKATKRDVRFLYNLTRHAVKREELLHRTQQAIEKNIDQFYVFEIDENIIACVTLYFYPDKPQLAEIGSLYVLPFYHNRGVGRKMVDFACMRAKEKGVAQIVALSTQSYSFFTSVLGFEETEKSALPEARLKAYEESGRNPKVLIKQL; translated from the coding sequence ATGAGCAACGGCCCCGCTACGCCCGCCACCCCGGTCTCCACCGCACTGATCAAACCCACGGATCTCCGTGGCATCCTGAAATACGTCCCGCGTTTTCAAGGCCAGATCTTCGTGCTCGCGATCGACGGCTCCATCGTGGCCGACGAAAACTTCGGCAACCTGCTCGTCGATATCGCCGTTCTCCGCTCGCTCGGCATCAAGGTCGTGCTCGTCCATGGCATCGGCCAGCAGATCATCGAGCTCTCCGAGTCGCGGAAAATCGCCATCAGCAATGCCGACGGCACCGGCGTAACCGATGCGGCCACGCTCGACCTCGCCATTCGCGCCTCTTCACGGGTTTCCCATCTCATTCTCGAGGGCCTCACGCAAAACACGCTCAAGTGCGCGATCACCAACTCCGTGCGCGCCTTGCCCACCGGCATCCTCAAGGGCGTTGACCAGCAGTTCACCGGCAAGGTCGATCGCATCGACAAGGAGTTCATCTCCCACCTCATCAACGCCGACATCATTCCGATCATCCAGCCCGTCGGCTACGGCCCGGACGGACGTTCGCTGCGCATCAACTCCGACCTGCTCGCCGCCGAGGTCGCCGAGGCCCTTAACGCTTCCAAGGTCATCTACCTCACCCCGCAGGCCGGCCTTGAGATCAACGGCGAAATCAAGCGCGACATCTCCGTCGATACCCTGCGCGCCCTCCTCAAAGATCATCCCGAGCAGTTCAACGAACTCTCGCTCAGCAAAGCCGCCCACGCCATCCGCGCCATTGAGACCGGCGTGCCGCGCGTGCACATCGTCGACGGACGCACCTTCGACGGCCTGATCAACGAAATCTTCTCCAGTGAGGGCGTCGGATCGCTCATCTACGCGAACGACTACCAGCAGATCCGCAAGGCCACCAAGCGCGACGTGCGGTTCCTCTACAACCTCACGCGCCACGCAGTGAAGCGCGAGGAACTGCTCCACCGCACCCAGCAGGCCATCGAGAAAAACATCGACCAGTTCTACGTCTTCGAAATCGACGAGAACATCATCGCCTGCGTCACGTTGTATTTCTACCCCGACAAACCGCAGCTCGCGGAAATCGGTTCGCTCTACGTGCTGCCCTTCTACCACAACCGCGGCGTCGGCCGTAAAATGGTCGATTTCGCCTGCATGCGCGCAAAGGAAAAGGGCGTCGCTCAAATCGTCGCCCTCTCCACGCAGAGCTACTCGTTCTTCACTTCCGTGCTCGGCTTCGAGGAAACCGAAAAGTCCGCCCTGCCCGAGGCTCGTCTCAAGGCCTACGAGGAAAGCGGACGCAATCCCAAGGTGCTGATCAAACAGCTCTGA